The proteins below come from a single Fusobacterium nucleatum genomic window:
- a CDS encoding AbrB/MazE/SpoVT family DNA-binding domain-containing protein, with translation MEVLRVQKWGNSQGIRLPKKILKDLGIDVNDKIEISLNDGEIILRKVKKYIDLDDLFKDYKGDYREDFAEFEFFGEAQGREFKW, from the coding sequence ATGGAAGTGTTAAGAGTTCAGAAATGGGGAAATAGCCAAGGAATAAGATTACCAAAAAAAATTTTAAAAGATTTAGGGATAGATGTAAATGATAAAATAGAAATTAGCTTGAATGATGGAGAAATTATATTAAGAAAAGTAAAAAAATATATTGATTTAGATGATTTATTTAAAGATTATAAAGGAGATTATAGGGAAGATTTTGCTGAATTTGAGTTTTTTGGAGAGGCACAAGGTCGTGAATTTAAGTGGTAA
- a CDS encoding type II toxin-antitoxin system PemK/MazF family toxin, whose protein sequence is MVKRGDIIIINFNPVKGHEQAGKRPALVISNEKFYKIFKLAVILPITNNTKDFPFHVLLDERTNIKGAILCEHLRTVDLEERKYDKIEEIPEDLLEEVLEKVSLIFQ, encoded by the coding sequence GTGGTAAAAAGAGGAGATATTATTATAATAAATTTTAATCCTGTAAAAGGGCATGAGCAAGCAGGTAAAAGACCAGCATTAGTTATCAGTAATGAAAAATTTTATAAAATATTTAAATTAGCAGTAATTCTTCCAATAACAAACAATACAAAAGATTTTCCATTTCATGTATTATTAGATGAAAGAACAAATATAAAAGGTGCAATATTATGTGAACATTTAAGAACAGTTGATTTAGAAGAAAGAAAATATGATAAGATTGAAGAGATACCAGAAGATTTGTTAGAAGAAGTACTTGAAAAAGTAAGTTTAATTTTTCAATAA
- a CDS encoding ABC transporter ATP-binding protein, translated as MVRDLSKNNELILEAKNVTKQFKVSKNNTLTACDNINLSMYKGKTLGIVGESGCGKSTFLRMLMNLEKISSGEIFYKGKDISKFSKDEIWKSRQHIQMVYQDPGASFSPRMKVIDILTEPLINYGRLKKEDKEKKAIELLKMVDLPADFIHKYPHNMSGGQKQRIGIARALSLEPEVLVCDEATSALDVSIQKNIIELLVKLQKERDLCIVFICHDIALVQSFAHEIAVMYLGNILEILPGEKLKDSAYHPYTKALLSSLFSINMDFSEKITSIEGDVPSPINLPSGCVFQGRCKFMKDMCKGQKPILEGIEKNHEVACYFTKEINNL; from the coding sequence ATGGTGAGAGATTTGTCTAAGAATAATGAATTAATATTAGAAGCTAAAAATGTAACAAAGCAATTTAAAGTTTCTAAAAATAATACTCTGACTGCCTGTGATAATATAAATTTATCTATGTATAAAGGTAAAACATTAGGAATTGTTGGAGAATCTGGTTGTGGAAAATCTACTTTTTTAAGAATGCTTATGAATTTAGAAAAAATTTCAAGTGGGGAAATTTTTTATAAAGGCAAAGATATTAGTAAATTTTCTAAAGATGAAATTTGGAAAAGTAGACAACATATACAAATGGTCTATCAAGACCCTGGGGCTTCTTTTAGTCCAAGGATGAAAGTAATAGATATTTTAACTGAACCACTTATTAACTATGGTAGATTAAAAAAAGAAGATAAGGAAAAAAAGGCTATTGAGCTTCTTAAAATGGTTGACCTACCTGCTGATTTCATTCATAAATATCCTCATAATATGAGTGGGGGTCAAAAGCAAAGAATTGGTATAGCAAGAGCTTTATCATTGGAACCAGAAGTTTTAGTCTGTGATGAAGCTACATCTGCTCTTGATGTTTCTATACAAAAAAATATAATTGAACTTTTAGTTAAATTACAAAAAGAAAGAGATTTATGTATAGTTTTTATCTGTCATGATATTGCACTTGTTCAGTCCTTTGCTCATGAAATTGCAGTTATGTATTTGGGTAATATTTTAGAAATTTTGCCAGGAGAAAAATTAAAGGATAGTGCTTATCACCCATATACAAAAGCTCTTTTAAGTTCTTTATTTTCTATCAATATGGATTTTTCTGAAAAGATAACTAGTATTGAGGGAGATGTACCTAGTCCTATTAACTTGCCTAGTGGTTGTGTATTTCAAGGGCGTTGTAAATTTATGAAAGATATGTGTAAAGGACAAAAACCTATTTTAGAAGGTATTGAGAAAAATCATGAAGTAGCTTGTTATTTTACAAAAGAAATAAATAATTTATAA
- a CDS encoding ABC transporter ATP-binding protein, with product MLEIKDLTIQYGEKNAVVENFSLTMEKAKIISIVGESGSGKSTVLRSIIGGLLGQGKVVSGDIIFNGKSLLNLSNNEWRELRGTVISMISQDCGATLNPIRKIGSQYIEYINAHTNLSKAEAEKKALFMLEKVRLPEVKNIMNSYPYELSGGMKQRVGIAMALTFEPELILADEPTSALDVTTQAQIVKQMMEIRDEFHTGIIIVTHNMGVAAYMADKIVVMQNGIVVDSGTREEVINNPKSEYTKKLLKAIPEMDGERFV from the coding sequence ATGTTAGAAATTAAAGATTTAACGATACAATATGGAGAGAAAAATGCTGTTGTTGAAAATTTTTCTTTAACTATGGAAAAAGCTAAAATTATAAGTATTGTTGGAGAATCTGGAAGTGGTAAATCTACTGTTCTTCGTTCAATAATAGGTGGGCTTCTAGGACAGGGTAAAGTTGTTTCTGGGGATATAATTTTCAATGGAAAATCACTGTTAAATCTTTCAAATAATGAGTGGAGAGAATTAAGAGGAACAGTTATTTCAATGATTTCTCAAGATTGTGGTGCTACATTAAACCCTATTAGAAAAATAGGCTCTCAATATATTGAATATATAAATGCTCATACTAATTTAAGCAAAGCTGAGGCAGAAAAAAAAGCTCTTTTTATGCTAGAAAAAGTTCGTTTGCCAGAAGTTAAAAATATTATGAACAGTTACCCTTATGAACTCTCTGGTGGTATGAAACAGAGAGTTGGGATTGCTATGGCTCTTACATTTGAGCCAGAACTTATCTTAGCAGATGAGCCTACATCTGCCTTAGATGTTACTACTCAAGCTCAAATTGTAAAACAAATGATGGAAATAAGAGATGAATTTCATACTGGTATAATTATAGTTACTCATAATATGGGAGTTGCTGCATATATGGCAGATAAAATTGTAGTTATGCAAAATGGTATAGTTGTTGATAGTGGTACAAGGGAAGAAGTTATAAATAATCCTAAGAGTGAGTATACAAAAAAATTACTTAAAGCAATTCCTGAAATGGATGGTGAGAGATTTGTCTAA
- a CDS encoding ABC transporter substrate-binding protein codes for MKIFTKKSFAFLMAILMMFTLVACGGDKKEETSATGTTNANGELVVGVTSFADTLEPTEQYFSWVITRYGVGENLVRFDENGELEPSLAEEWKVSDDKLTWEFKIRDGVKFSNGNPLTAEAVKSSFERTFRKSKRAEGFFKPTSIVADGQTLKITTEKPVAILPQCLADPLFLIIDTSDNVEEYTTNAPICTGPYVFKEFVPTEYAIVERNENYWGGKPGLAKVNFKCINDQSTRALSLKSSEIGVAYNLKIENKADFEGQDDINIQELKSLRSTYAFMNQNGVLKDIALRQALLRALNKKAYCENLLGGAATPGKAPIPPTLDFGFDKLVDENAYNPESAKEILVKAGYKDVDGDGFVEKPDGSKLDLNFVIYTSREELKVYAQAAQANLKDVGIKVTLKTVSYETLLDMRDSGNFDLLIWNVLAANTGDPEKYLYENWDSRSASNQAGYKNAKVDELLDKLNAEFNPEKRKELAIEIQQLIMNDAATVFFGYETTFLFSNKKVQNLKMFPMDYYWLTKDVTVTE; via the coding sequence ATGAAAATTTTTACAAAGAAAAGTTTTGCTTTTCTAATGGCAATTTTAATGATGTTTACTTTAGTAGCTTGTGGAGGAGATAAAAAAGAAGAAACTTCTGCAACAGGAACAACAAATGCTAATGGAGAACTTGTTGTAGGTGTTACAAGTTTTGCTGATACTCTTGAACCTACTGAACAATATTTTAGTTGGGTTATAACTCGTTATGGTGTTGGAGAAAACTTAGTTCGTTTTGATGAAAATGGAGAATTAGAACCATCACTTGCTGAAGAATGGAAGGTTAGTGATGATAAATTAACTTGGGAATTTAAAATTAGAGATGGAGTTAAATTCTCTAATGGTAATCCTTTAACAGCTGAAGCAGTAAAATCTTCTTTTGAAAGAACATTTAGAAAAAGTAAAAGAGCTGAAGGATTCTTTAAACCTACTTCAATAGTTGCTGATGGACAAACTTTAAAAATAACTACTGAAAAACCAGTTGCTATTTTACCACAATGTTTAGCAGACCCTCTATTCCTAATAATAGACACTTCTGATAATGTTGAAGAATATACAACAAATGCTCCTATCTGTACAGGACCTTATGTATTTAAAGAATTTGTACCTACTGAATATGCAATAGTTGAAAGAAATGAAAATTATTGGGGTGGAAAACCTGGTCTTGCAAAAGTTAATTTTAAATGTATCAATGACCAAAGTACTCGTGCCTTATCTTTAAAAAGTAGTGAAATTGGAGTCGCTTACAACCTAAAAATTGAAAATAAGGCTGATTTTGAAGGACAAGATGATATAAATATTCAAGAATTAAAATCACTTAGATCTACTTATGCTTTTATGAATCAAAATGGAGTTTTAAAAGATATTGCACTTCGTCAAGCATTACTTAGAGCTTTAAATAAAAAAGCATATTGTGAAAATTTATTAGGTGGAGCAGCTACTCCTGGTAAAGCACCTATCCCTCCTACATTAGATTTTGGTTTTGATAAACTTGTTGATGAAAATGCTTATAATCCTGAAAGTGCAAAAGAAATATTAGTAAAAGCTGGATATAAAGATGTAGATGGTGATGGATTTGTTGAAAAACCAGATGGTTCTAAACTTGATTTAAACTTTGTTATATATACAAGCAGAGAAGAATTAAAAGTTTATGCACAAGCTGCTCAAGCTAATTTAAAAGATGTTGGTATTAAAGTTACTCTAAAAACTGTTAGCTATGAAACTCTTTTAGATATGAGAGATTCTGGTAATTTTGATTTATTAATTTGGAATGTACTTGCTGCTAATACAGGAGACCCTGAAAAATATCTATATGAAAATTGGGATAGCAGATCTGCATCTAACCAAGCAGGATATAAGAATGCAAAAGTTGATGAATTACTAGATAAATTAAATGCAGAATTTAATCCAGAAAAAAGAAAAGAATTAGCAATAGAAATTCAACAATTAATAATGAATGATGCTGCAACAGTATTCTTTGGATATGAAACTACTTTCTTATTCTCTAATAAAAAAGTACAAAATCTAAAAATGTTCCCAATGGATTATTATTGGTTAACAAAAGATGTTACAGTTACTGAATAG
- the nikC gene encoding nickel transporter permease, translating into MKVTKFIKLHKQLVFFLIMALLIVLVAIFAKQIAPRDPLIAIMEKPLRAPDKINLLGTDTLGRDILSRIIYGTRYSLFMTLTLVAVVFTLGTTLGLLAGYFGGIVDTIIMRLADMMVSFPGIILAIAIAGLLGPSMTNAIIAISAVTWPKYARLSRSMVLKIKKELYVEAARLTGSRDKDILFKYILPNMVTLMLVTAISDIGALMLEISALSFLGFGAQPPIPEWGSMLNEGRTYLAKAPWLMLYPGMAIVIVVVVFNMLGDNIKDLIDIKEEDF; encoded by the coding sequence TTGAAAGTAACAAAATTTATAAAATTACATAAACAACTTGTATTTTTTCTTATAATGGCATTACTTATTGTGTTAGTTGCTATCTTTGCTAAACAAATTGCTCCTAGAGATCCTTTGATTGCTATAATGGAAAAACCTTTGCGTGCTCCTGATAAAATAAATCTATTAGGAACTGATACATTAGGAAGAGATATCCTATCTCGTATTATTTATGGAACTAGATATTCGCTTTTTATGACATTAACGCTTGTTGCTGTTGTTTTTACTCTTGGAACTACTTTAGGACTTTTAGCAGGATACTTTGGTGGAATTGTTGATACTATTATAATGAGACTTGCTGATATGATGGTGTCTTTCCCTGGTATTATTCTTGCAATAGCCATTGCTGGACTTTTAGGTCCTAGTATGACAAATGCAATAATTGCAATTTCAGCAGTTACTTGGCCTAAATATGCAAGACTTTCAAGAAGTATGGTTTTAAAAATAAAAAAAGAATTATATGTTGAAGCTGCAAGACTTACTGGAAGTAGAGATAAAGATATTTTATTCAAATATATTTTACCAAATATGGTTACTCTTATGTTAGTAACTGCAATTTCAGATATAGGAGCATTGATGCTTGAAATTTCTGCATTATCATTTTTAGGCTTTGGAGCTCAACCTCCTATTCCAGAATGGGGTTCAATGCTAAATGAAGGAAGAACATATCTTGCAAAAGCTCCTTGGCTTATGTTATATCCTGGAATGGCAATAGTCATAGTTGTGGTTGTCTTCAATATGCTTGGAGATAATATTAAAGATTTAATTGATATTAAGGAAGAAGATTTTTAA
- the nikB gene encoding nickel ABC transporter permease, with product MVKNRFVNRILQILVVLFGISFFTFSLTYLSPGDPAEIMLTECGNIPTPELVEQTRAELGLDKPFAEQYFKWASNVAHGEFGKSYSLRVPVLSKIKTAFMPTLKLSLLSLTFMIIISLPLGILAALKVNKWQDYFVRAISFTGLSIPSFWLGLIFLSIFGVMLHWVTVSGGKADFKSLVLPAFTLGFAMSAKYIRQVRHTVLEELNKDYVVGARMRGIKESTILIKHVLPNALIPLITLLGLSLGSLLGGTAVIEIIYNFPGMGNLAIKAISYRDYPLVQAYVLLIALIYLVINLIVDFSYKYLDKRVEGAN from the coding sequence ATGGTCAAAAATCGTTTTGTTAACAGAATTTTACAAATTTTAGTAGTACTTTTTGGAATAAGTTTTTTTACTTTTAGTTTAACTTATTTATCCCCAGGTGATCCTGCTGAAATTATGTTAACCGAGTGTGGAAATATTCCAACACCAGAGTTAGTTGAACAGACAAGGGCAGAACTTGGACTGGATAAACCTTTTGCTGAGCAATATTTTAAATGGGCATCTAATGTTGCTCATGGAGAGTTTGGAAAATCTTATTCTTTAAGAGTTCCTGTTCTAAGTAAAATAAAAACTGCTTTTATGCCAACATTAAAACTTTCCTTATTATCACTTACATTTATGATAATAATTTCTCTACCATTAGGTATTCTTGCTGCTTTAAAAGTTAATAAATGGCAGGATTATTTTGTAAGAGCAATAAGTTTTACTGGGCTTTCTATTCCTAGCTTTTGGCTAGGATTAATATTTTTAAGTATTTTTGGTGTAATGCTCCATTGGGTAACTGTTTCAGGTGGTAAGGCTGATTTTAAATCATTAGTATTACCTGCGTTTACACTTGGATTTGCAATGTCAGCAAAATATATAAGGCAAGTTAGACATACTGTTTTAGAAGAATTGAATAAAGATTATGTTGTAGGGGCTAGAATGAGAGGTATAAAGGAAAGTACAATACTTATAAAACATGTACTTCCAAATGCTTTAATACCTTTAATCACTCTACTAGGTTTATCTCTTGGTAGTTTATTAGGTGGAACAGCTGTTATAGAAATAATTTATAATTTCCCAGGAATGGGAAACTTAGCTATAAAAGCTATATCTTATAGAGATTATCCTTTGGTTCAGGCTTATGTACTACTTATTGCACTTATTTATTTAGTAATAAATCTTATAGTTGATTTTTCATATAAATATTTAGATAAAAGAGTTGAGGGGGCAAATTAA
- a CDS encoding retron system putative HNH endonuclease codes for MLKVNKKKSEPEEFTKYKSKYKIINWDSFTSEIKQILKQYLLEEQENSCCPYCEIEIHLEDSHIEHIKPKDKFPKLLADYNNFIACCLEKKICGDSKASKWSELFINPVIEDPEDYFEYDIKTGKIIPIFKEGNRHEKAKYTINLLNLNDNRLCEIRKKYIFEFLSYSKNNKYSLSNFPVKFPSLRRYLEGRL; via the coding sequence ATGTTGAAAGTAAATAAGAAAAAAAGTGAACCAGAAGAATTTACTAAATACAAAAGTAAATATAAAATAATAAATTGGGATAGTTTTACATCTGAAATTAAACAAATTTTAAAGCAATATCTATTAGAAGAACAAGAAAATAGTTGTTGTCCTTATTGTGAAATAGAAATCCATTTAGAAGATAGCCATATAGAACATATTAAGCCAAAAGATAAATTTCCAAAACTTTTAGCAGACTACAATAATTTTATTGCTTGCTGTCTTGAAAAGAAAATATGTGGTGATTCAAAAGCAAGTAAATGGAGTGAACTTTTTATTAATCCTGTTATAGAAGATCCAGAAGATTATTTTGAATATGATATAAAAACTGGAAAAATAATACCTATTTTTAAAGAGGGAAATAGACATGAAAAAGCTAAGTATACAATAAATTTATTAAATCTTAATGATAATAGATTGTGTGAAATTAGAAAAAAATATATATTTGAATTTTTAAGTTATAGCAAAAATAATAAATATAGTTTAAGCAACTTTCCAGTAAAATTTCCATCTTTAAGAAGATATTTAGAAGGTAGACTTTAA
- a CDS encoding AAA family ATPase — protein sequence MKIEKVHIKNIKGIKNLELSFKKDDKILNLIVLAGINGSGKTTILEAIKDFFNNKNVNYDELEKSNINLDIFFEDFEKNKIEEAQKNCKDRYEHKLEEFFYALRNCEYNRKNNGEYYIDLIAKFFENPPKIIYVPAENKFEEIQTYSTTLSIEYQFINIINSNVIKNIPSYIATRRNYLATIEEDLTMKEVTNKVVNEINGIFNILELDVKLKGFSKDKKTMPIFENSAEKEFDINDLSSGEKQLFLRTLSIKMLEPKNSIILIDEPELSLHPKWQQRIIEVYKKIGENNQIIVATHSPHILGSVSNENIFVLYRNENEKIEAKTGDELYSSYGQPVDRVLKDIMGLKSVRTPKIDRDIQELRKLVDEDKYDTEEFKKKYNNLLKILGNTDEDLFLIDMDIKMKQKVNSNVESK from the coding sequence ATGAAAATTGAAAAAGTCCATATAAAGAATATAAAAGGAATAAAAAATTTAGAACTTTCATTTAAAAAAGATGATAAAATTTTAAATCTAATTGTTTTAGCTGGAATAAATGGAAGTGGTAAAACTACTATTTTAGAAGCTATAAAAGATTTTTTTAATAATAAAAATGTTAATTATGATGAACTAGAAAAATCAAATATCAATTTAGATATATTTTTTGAAGATTTTGAAAAAAATAAGATTGAAGAAGCTCAAAAAAATTGTAAAGATAGGTATGAACATAAATTAGAGGAGTTTTTTTATGCTTTGAGAAATTGTGAATATAATAGAAAAAATAATGGAGAGTATTATATTGATTTAATAGCAAAATTTTTTGAAAATCCACCTAAAATAATTTATGTCCCAGCAGAAAATAAATTTGAAGAAATTCAAACTTATTCTACAACTTTATCAATAGAATATCAATTTATAAATATTATAAATTCCAATGTAATAAAGAATATTCCATCATATATAGCAACAAGAAGAAATTATCTTGCTACTATTGAAGAAGATTTAACTATGAAAGAGGTTACTAATAAAGTAGTGAATGAAATAAATGGTATTTTTAATATTTTAGAACTAGATGTTAAATTAAAAGGTTTTTCAAAAGATAAAAAAACTATGCCAATTTTTGAAAATTCTGCTGAGAAAGAATTTGATATAAATGATTTATCTTCTGGTGAAAAACAACTATTTTTAAGAACTTTATCTATAAAAATGTTAGAGCCTAAAAATTCTATAATTTTAATTGATGAGCCTGAACTATCGTTACACCCAAAATGGCAACAAAGAATAATAGAAGTATATAAGAAGATTGGAGAAAATAATCAAATAATAGTTGCAACTCATTCTCCACATATATTAGGAAGTGTTTCTAATGAAAATATTTTCGTTTTATATAGAAATGAAAATGAAAAAATAGAAGCTAAAACAGGAGATGAACTTTATTCTTCTTATGGACAACCTGTTGATAGAGTTCTTAAAGATATAATGGGATTGAAATCTGTTAGAACTCCAAAAATAGACAGAGATATACAAGAACTAAGAAAACTTGTAGATGAAGATAAGTATGATACAGAAGAATTTAAGAAAAAGTATAACAATCTTCTTAAAATATTAGGAAATACAGATGAAGATTTATTCCTTATAGATATGGATATAAAAATGAAACAAAAGGTGAATTCTAATGTTGAAAGTAAATAA
- the murA gene encoding UDP-N-acetylglucosamine 1-carboxyvinyltransferase produces MVEAFKIIGGKKIAGELKVDGSKNSTLPIMIATLVEKGTYVLKNVPDLRDIRTLVALLESLGLEVEKLDANSYKIINNGLSGAEASYDLVKKMRASFLVMGGMLAIEKRGKVALPGGCAIGARPVDLHLKGFEALGAKINIEHGYVEATTENGLTGGNIVLDFPSVGATENIIMAAVKAKGKTILENAAKEPEIEDLCNFLIKMGAKISGVGTGRLEIDGVDKLTACEYSIIPDRIVAGTYIIASILFDGSIKVSGIVPEHLSSFLLKLEEMGAKFKIEGDRLEVLTKLSDLKPTKVTTMPHPGFPTDLQSPMMTLMCLVNGTSEIKETIFENRFMHVPELNRMGAKIEIDSSTAKITGVENFSSAEVMASDLRAGASLILAALKANGESLVNRIYHVDRGYENFEEKFKALGANIERIKTEA; encoded by the coding sequence ATGGTTGAAGCATTTAAAATAATTGGTGGAAAAAAAATAGCAGGAGAATTAAAAGTTGATGGTTCAAAAAATTCAACACTCCCAATAATGATAGCAACCTTAGTTGAGAAGGGGACTTATGTTTTAAAAAATGTTCCTGATTTAAGAGATATTAGAACTCTGGTTGCACTTTTGGAAAGTTTAGGATTGGAAGTAGAAAAATTAGATGCTAATTCATATAAAATAATAAATAATGGACTTAGTGGAGCAGAAGCAAGTTATGATTTAGTTAAAAAGATGAGAGCTTCATTTTTAGTAATGGGTGGAATGCTTGCCATAGAAAAAAGAGGAAAAGTTGCTTTGCCAGGAGGCTGTGCAATAGGAGCAAGACCTGTTGATTTACATTTAAAAGGTTTTGAAGCCCTAGGAGCAAAAATAAATATAGAACATGGATATGTTGAAGCCACAACAGAAAATGGATTAACTGGTGGAAATATAGTTCTTGATTTCCCAAGTGTAGGAGCAACAGAAAATATAATAATGGCAGCAGTTAAAGCCAAAGGAAAAACTATTTTAGAAAATGCTGCAAAAGAGCCAGAAATAGAAGATTTATGTAATTTCTTAATAAAAATGGGAGCAAAAATAAGTGGAGTAGGAACAGGCAGACTTGAAATTGATGGAGTGGATAAATTGACTGCTTGTGAATATAGTATAATTCCGGATAGAATAGTTGCAGGAACATATATAATAGCTTCTATCTTATTTGATGGAAGTATAAAAGTTTCTGGTATAGTTCCAGAACATCTATCAAGTTTCTTATTAAAACTTGAAGAAATGGGAGCAAAGTTTAAAATTGAAGGAGACAGATTAGAAGTTTTAACAAAATTATCTGATTTAAAACCTACAAAGGTAACAACTATGCCTCACCCTGGTTTTCCAACAGATTTACAATCTCCAATGATGACACTTATGTGTTTAGTAAATGGGACAAGTGAAATAAAAGAAACAATATTTGAAAATAGATTTATGCATGTGCCAGAACTTAATAGAATGGGAGCAAAAATAGAAATTGACTCATCAACTGCTAAAATAACAGGAGTTGAAAATTTCTCATCAGCAGAAGTTATGGCAAGTGATTTAAGAGCAGGAGCATCACTTATACTTGCTGCACTGAAAGCAAATGGAGAAAGTTTAGTAAATAGAATTTATCATGTGGATAGAGGATATGAAAATTTTGAAGAAAAATTTAAGGCTTTGGGAGCAAATATAGAAAGAATTAAGACAGAAGCCTAA
- the rlmB gene encoding 23S rRNA (guanosine(2251)-2'-O)-methyltransferase RlmB, translating into MERIIGINPVTEALLNKEKNIEKLELYNGLKGETVQKLKDLASKRNIKIFYTGKKIDNSQGVAVYISNYDYYKDFDEAYEELAGKDKSLVLILDEIQDPRNFGAIIRSAEVFKVDLIIIPERNSVRINETVVKTSTGAIEYVNISKVTNLSDTINKLKKLDYWVYGAAGEANISYNEEDYPDKVVLVLGNEGSGIRKKVREHCDKLIKIQMYGQINSLNVSVASGILLSRIINR; encoded by the coding sequence ATGGAAAGAATAATAGGTATCAATCCAGTGACAGAGGCTTTATTAAATAAGGAAAAAAATATAGAGAAATTAGAACTCTATAACGGACTAAAAGGTGAAACTGTACAAAAATTAAAAGATTTAGCTTCTAAGAGAAATATTAAAATATTTTATACTGGTAAAAAAATAGATAATTCTCAAGGTGTAGCAGTGTATATAAGTAACTATGATTATTACAAAGATTTTGATGAAGCCTATGAAGAACTTGCTGGAAAAGACAAATCATTGGTTTTAATCTTAGATGAGATACAAGATCCAAGAAATTTTGGGGCAATAATAAGAAGTGCAGAAGTATTTAAGGTAGATTTAATAATAATACCAGAAAGAAATTCAGTGAGAATAAATGAAACTGTTGTTAAAACTTCAACAGGAGCAATAGAATATGTAAATATTTCTAAGGTAACTAACTTGTCAGATACAATAAATAAACTTAAAAAGTTAGATTATTGGGTGTATGGAGCAGCAGGAGAAGCAAATATAAGCTATAATGAAGAAGATTATCCAGATAAAGTTGTTTTAGTTCTTGGAAATGAAGGTAGTGGAATTAGAAAAAAAGTTAGAGAACATTGTGATAAATTGATAAAAATACAGATGTATGGACAAATTAATTCATTAAATGTTTCTGTTGCAAGTGGTATTCTGCTGTCAAGAATCATAAATAGATAA
- a CDS encoding sigma-70 family RNA polymerase sigma factor encodes MEDINAILKKAQSGDSEAIDLILKEYSKLLSFNAQKYYLVGAEKEDLVQEGILGLLKAIKFYDETKSSFTSFAFLCIRREMISAIRKANTQKHMVLNEALKTNAILEDSANFDDEEHNINNYKSSESNPEEAYLLKEKIEEFKKFSENNFSKFEKEVLTYLIRGYSYREIAKILSKNLKSIDNTIQRIRKKSEEWIKEEENIKR; translated from the coding sequence ATGGAAGATATCAATGCTATTTTAAAAAAAGCACAGTCTGGGGATAGTGAGGCTATTGATTTAATATTAAAGGAATATTCAAAACTTTTATCTTTTAATGCACAAAAATATTATTTGGTGGGTGCAGAAAAAGAAGATTTAGTACAAGAGGGAATTTTAGGTTTATTAAAAGCAATAAAATTTTATGATGAAACTAAATCATCTTTCACTAGTTTTGCTTTTTTGTGTATAAGAAGAGAGATGATAAGTGCAATAAGAAAGGCTAATACTCAAAAACATATGGTATTAAATGAAGCCTTAAAAACTAATGCTATACTTGAAGATAGTGCAAATTTTGATGATGAGGAACATAATATAAATAACTATAAATCATCAGAGAGTAACCCAGAAGAAGCCTATTTATTGAAAGAAAAAATAGAAGAATTTAAAAAGTTCTCAGAAAATAATTTTAGTAAATTTGAAAAAGAGGTTTTAACTTATTTAATAAGAGGTTATTCATATAGAGAAATAGCAAAGATTTTATCTAAAAATCTAAAAAGTATAGATAATACTATTCAAAGAATTAGAAAGAAAAGTGAAGAATGGATAAAAGAAGAAGAAAATATTAAGAGGTGA